The Phragmites australis chromosome 1, lpPhrAust1.1, whole genome shotgun sequence genomic interval GAACAATATTAGATGTTTATGGCTATGTGCTTAAGGAAAGAGAGTATTAAACagctatataaaaaatatattctaacaCAAACAaagattatatgtgcttaaatataattaactatCTTGTTAGAACTAATATAAGTAGtgatatttaaataaaaatattggtCTCCGTCTAAACACATATGCCAGTGTAATTGAGAAGAAGTCTATCTTTTTATAAACACATTCTCTAAGAAGCTTATTGTACATGCTCCAACACTCTGCTTCCAAGCACCGGATGTGGACTTGTTTGTTAGAACTATTTATGGTCCAAATTCTCAGGAAAGTGATTTTATGATTAAAAGTAATTATCTATGATAAAATTTACGAAATAAGTGATTATGTTAGAAAGGTGAATTAGggaatctgattttttttcaattttcaataTCTAGTTCATTTTAGATAATTACTCCTACATAATCACTATGTAAGTTAAAAATTGTAATATATCATTTGATAAAGTTCTCACTAATTTCACTCTAAAAACTAGTTTGTGAACTCTGACAAACAAGCCCTGAGCTAATTAATATCTTAGGTTTTATCTAGCTTTCATCATTCACTTATCAGGTTAGGTCAATTTTATTCTTCACCGAAATGATGCGTCCATTAGTAGTGTTGATGAAGATGACTAAAGATATCGTTCACTTATCAGGTTATTATTACGGGCCTGTTTGGTACATTGCCCCACTCATATGGTTACTTGCAACGGTTGCGCTGCGTCACACTTTCTTGGCCCTGCAACCTGTCGTACACTCATTTTCCTGACATAATTTGCCTAAGTTGCGAGGAATAATTTCTGCACCCCAAATTTATGGCTTGCCCCACTTTGCCAAAGTTAAGCATGGCAAAAGTATATGGTAATGGTAACTAACCAAAGAGGCCCTGTAACCTGAAATTTATGCCaagaacacaaagaaaaaaagaaaggtgtTTGCTCCCTTTTAGAAAAGTTTACGAGTCTAGTTATTATTATGAGGCAGGCAAATCTGTAAAACCTAAAAGAATAAATCAAATTGAAAAGAAGATACAATAAAACGATTATAAAAGATTAGGTTTGATAGAGCTTCAGTTTCTAGCTCCACATTAACTTTTAAGATTGtaggttaaaataaaataatttaagtatctatttttagtctaaaataaaaataaaatagctcacATAAATACAATTAGTGTATCCATAACTCCAGCTCTATAAAATCTTGGAGCTAGGAATGCTCGAttgaaaaaattattagagcTGGAGCTCTGCTAAACAAGTCCTTAGTGTCAATAAATATCTCTAGTATCGGCTCCACATCTGACGCACATTGAACCATCGTTGAGGTATGTTTATTCTTGACTTCTTTGTGTTTGGATTGAGGTCTTTATGTTTGCTTTTCCTATTTGCGAATGTGAGGGAGCTTTATTATCCCCTTTCGAGGGTTTTATTTTCGTGTCATTGTCCTCTTCtgcggtggtggaggatggtGTTTTTGGGTTACCATCTATGGTGGATCCAAGGATGATGGCGCTAGATATTTTCATCCTCAATCACATCCTGACGATGCAGCTATCGATACACCTTCAGATGTATCTCGATTTTGGATCTTGTGGCAATTCTAATGTTTGTGGCTGCTCGATAGATCTGGTTATAGGATTTGACTCTAGTTTTAACATTTTACCTTGCTTCAATCCAGTGGAGAAATGCCATGAGCGGCGACGGAGACCAAAGTTGGAGAAGATAATAAAGGACCTAGATATAATTTTTAAGTAATTTGTTTGTCTTCTAGGATTCTTGATACAAGGAATTTGTTCTGCTCAAAATTTTAATATAGTCCTCttccattataaaaaaaacaactaTGGTGGAAGCCCACGCATGCCAAGCCCACTTGTGAGAAACCTTTCCGACACTATTTCCCATGTTCTTCACGAGTTATACTAGCCGGCCTTTTCCATGACTGTTCCCATGTTCTTCACGAGTAGCACTGAAACACTTCAGTATTTTCAGCATATCCTCTTCTGCTAGGCCTAGGCTGAGCATGTAGCCTAGTTATGTGTGTGCAGTATGGAAATATAGTGATGGAGTCTTTCAAATTGAGGTCTTTGGTGGGTTACTGCTATCTTACACAGCAGCATTAAAACTGAAAATGATTTGGGGCCAAAGGTGGAAAAACTGAAAATGCCATACATGCGGTTCAGCAAAAGAACTTCCTCAACTGACAGTGTAATTCTAACACAACTTGATGATAAGAGGGAGTCACAAAATATGCAGGTCGACATACTACCTGTAATCCACATCTTTCCGTAGTGCATGATCCACCTGCAGCTCCACTAACTACGATCACGAAATGGCTCTAACGATTGGAGGATAGGCGATAGCACAAGCTCAGTGACCCTCTATATAACGAACTATCAGATTACAGGATTTCCACAATTAGAGTTGTCCTGAAAACTCCAACTGATCAGACATTCAGACCATGGCAGCATCAGAAATGGcggctcttttctttttgttcagtTCTCTGCTGAGAAGTCCTTTTGTTCAGAGTCAAGGACTGCAGACAGGATTCTACGACTACAACTGTCCTGATGCAGAGGATATTGTGAGGTCTACCGTCGAACAGTACTACAACAAAGATGCCACCATTGCCCCAGGCTTGCTCAGGCTACACTTCCATGACTGTTTCGTTCAAGTTAGTTTGGGGATTGTGCTGTTGCTCTGAATCTGAGTCTCATGTTTTTGCTGTCCGTTTTTCAGTTTTCATATGCATAATTAACAAGCTGAATAAACAGTTGTTTCTGCTTACTTTGAAGGGATGTGATGCATCAGTTTTGATTTCTGGAGCCTCTTCTGAAAGGACTGCACCACAGAATTTTGGTCTCAGAGGATTTGAGGTAATAGATGACGCTAAATCCCAGCTGGAAGCCGTGTGCGCTGGGGTGGTGTCTTGTGCTGATATATTGGCTCTCGCCGCACGTGATGCCGTTGATCTGGTGAGTCCATCTTAACTAgacaaatctctctctctctctctctctctctctctctctctctctctctctccagatcCTGCGCTCAATTCGTGCTAATAACGTTTTACCTTCTGACTGAGAGCATGACGATTGAATTATTCTTCTTCTGTCATTTTTGGGGGTCACATGTAAGACTGGCGGGCCAAGCTGGTCAGTGCCGCTGggaagaagagatggaagaattTCGTCGGCTTCTGGTGCCAATGCCTTGCCATCTCCTGCTGATCCTGTATCTGTTCAGAGGCAGAAGTTTGCGGATCTAGGCCTGACAGACCATGATCTCGTAACGTTAGTTGGTAAATCCTCCTCTGTTCTTGTCTGCACGGTTTGCATTTCAGCAACGAACGATGCCACAACTGAAGGCATCAACCTGTGTGATTTGCAGGTGCTCACACCATCGGGCAGACGGACTGCCAGTTCTTCAGTTACCGCCTGTTCAACTTCACGGCGACGGGCAACGCGGACCCGACGATCAGCCAGGCGTTCCTGCCGCAGCTCCGGGCTCTCTGCCCGCCCAACGGCAACCCTGCCAGGCGGGTGGCGCTCGACAGGGACAGCCCGGGAGCGTTCGACGTGAGCTTCTTCAAGAACGTCCGGGACGGCAACGCCGTGCTGGAGTCGGACCAGCGGCTGTGGAGCGACGCCGCGACGCAGGCCGTCGTGCACAAGTACGCGGGCAACATCCGGGGCCTGTTCGGGCTCAGGTTCACCTACGAGTTCCCCAAGGCCATGGTCAGGATGAGCAGCATCGGGGTGAAGACCGGCAGTGGCCAGGGCGAGATAAGGAAGAGGTGCTCTAGGATCAACTGAGGCTCCACTTGGAACGCGGGAGTTTTACCAAATTCATGCAGGAATTGAACTGTTTCCTACGTCACAAACCAAGCCGGGCTTGAGTGAGGCCAGCAAACGGTGCTAGCGCAGTGATGCCAGTAGTAATTTGGAAGAAGATGTGCTGTACGTTGCTTTTCActttctctctgtctctctctgtaTGTGAAG includes:
- the LOC133886658 gene encoding peroxidase 25; translation: MAASEMAALFFLFSSLLRSPFVQSQGLQTGFYDYNCPDAEDIVRSTVEQYYNKDATIAPGLLRLHFHDCFVQGCDASVLISGASSERTAPQNFGLRGFEVIDDAKSQLEAVCAGVVSCADILALAARDAVDLTGGPSWSVPLGRRDGRISSASGANALPSPADPVSVQRQKFADLGLTDHDLVTLVGAHTIGQTDCQFFSYRLFNFTATGNADPTISQAFLPQLRALCPPNGNPARRVALDRDSPGAFDVSFFKNVRDGNAVLESDQRLWSDAATQAVVHKYAGNIRGLFGLRFTYEFPKAMVRMSSIGVKTGSGQGEIRKRCSRIN